The DNA segment AATCGGAAGGTACTGTCTTGACCATCTCCTTCTCGCCACCCGAATCTGTGTTGTACTACTCTGTACTCCTCCCCAGGTTTTTTTTCCGTTAGACTAGAGTATAATTCTGGACTAATCTGTCCATAGCAGTCTCCTACCAGTTTAAAAGCCTGTTCGGGTTTGATAATTCCACCATTTTCCCCAGTAGCATCATCAACAACTAAAATGTTGAGCTTTTCGTTAATTGCATGGCGACATTCTCCCAGAAATATGGAACCATAAGCCCCTCGATCTTTTCTGTCAGGGCACAGCTTCTCTATGACAGGGAGGTTTTCGGGTGAACCATATAATAATCTAGACTTAGATGACAACAACAACACATCACCTTCTGGATGGTTGTACAATTCTTCTACCTTGCCCCATTGGTCTTTGGCTCCAAAGGAGAAGTCTTGCTCTGATAAGAAGAATTCTAGCAACGTGTTCTGTAGCTTTTCTTTGATTAAGCTCTCTGAATTGCTAGAATCGTTGTCAGAGTGAACCCATTGGTTCAGCCTCGTGTCGAAATGCTTTAGTTCTAAGGTCATGATTTATGGTGCAGTATTCAAGAGTTAAGCGTTGGCTGAATATGCATGGAAAAGAATTTAATCCTGACGGGACTCTTAAAGCCGAAGTCAGAGCTAATAATTTAGCTCAGGGAGATAACCCGCTAGCTATTGATAGCTACGAAGCTAGATTGAAAAAACAATTTGAAGAATGGAAGCATCTGGATGAAACCGATCCAGAACCTTGGGTAGATTATACCGCTTATGACTTCTTCACGGCTGAAGAAAAAGAACAATTTCACCCCGATGGCACTCTCAAACGAGAATATATTGAATACGCCACCTCCATCGGCATTACCGAATCGGCTCTAGCTCGAATGGAGTACAAGAAACGCAATGAAGTTGCCAGTTACAACAGAATCTCTGCTTATAACAAAGAGCGTGGTATTAACTTCGGTGCCAATAAAATGAGAGGGCTGCAAGAAGATGCTCGACGCTACAACCAAAACGTCCAGCAGATGAAGAAGGATTTGCGGAATGGGGAGGAGGTATCTAGTTTACCGTTCGATCCCGATCACTTTTATCACGGTTGAGCGCTAACATTGATTTGGTGTTGGGTAAAAAGTCTTCCAGGGTTCTTTTGCTGTCATATGCTTGGTCAAAGCTGACATAATCGTTTAACCCAGGAATACTTCTGGCACTCAATAGCTTTAGCGGCAATATCGCTTGTTTTTTTGCCTTAGCCTTGGTACTGGCACTTTAGCTCAATGTCTTTGTACATTATTATCTAGACCTAGTTCTTGAAGTGCAACTTTTGTTTCTTCAACTTTCTGGTCAGAAATATCCCCATCCACCATAACCTCTACCTTGAGCTTTAGTTTCAAGTCCTTATGGGCAGAGAATTTGGATAGTACCTTTGTGTAGAACTGCGTCCATTTTTGAGGTGTAACTTCCCCAGACCATGTAAGTTGCTTGGGTAGTGGTAGCAGCTTTTCATCATCCTTATCGCTATCGCCAAAAAGGTCTTCAACGGTAAAACTTACAAAGTTAGAGATTGTACCAACCGTTGCCGTAACAATATAGTTTCCTGCGGTTTCAGCAGCAGTTACAGTTCCCCCATTGTCGATACTGCCCCCTGTGGCTGTCCAAGAAATATCGGATATCGCCATCTCTCTATCTTGTCGATCTAACACCTTTGCCGTAAATGTCTGCCCTTGTTTTGGTTTTAAAGTTAAATTGGTAGGAGCTATAACTATTTTAGTGAGTACGGGCGGATCTTCTTGGTCTTTCAGATATTGCTCGGCATCTTGAGCCTGGATCAAGAATGTATCATCAGAAATCTCTAAATCACTAGTATCTGGACGGATTTCTTGAAAGTAAAATGGCTCGTATTTGCCATTATTCGTAGTTTTACCAACATAGGCAAAATTACCTTCGATAATTCCTTTCTTGATTGTCGCTTTAATCGCGTTAGGGTCGATTAGACGAGGAAATAAAGGCGATGAAAAGAACATATCGCGAATGGCTTTGGTACTCCATTCTTTGAATACAGGCGACCAGTTACGCACCAAAAAACGCGGAGCAATAGTTTCTTGAATCTCATCTTCCATTTTGAGACGGTTGATAATCATCCCTGTCATCGATTTTGAACCATCGGCACTACTAGATGTAACTAACCCCAGATCGATTTGGCGGAGTGTATTATCTTTACCAAGCAAGACGATATGCTTATATGTACGCCACACGGCTTCTTGAACGTCCCGTTGAGCCTTTTTTAAGTTTTCTTCAAGTTGTCGTCTTTGAGCCTCATTTAAGTTGTTATGTTCTTGATCTCGAATATCTTCCCAAGCTAGAACTTTACGCGCTTCATCTCTGAGAGTATGATTGGCATCAGCTAGAACTAAAATTACGGCACTTTTATAAGTGCGATCTGACGTACCGGACTCGCGTATAATCTTTTCGACTAGGGGTAAAGTGCTTGGTTCGTTGATGGATCGTTCGCTCGATAACACTCCCAAAACTAATACAGGAGCATTGGGAATATCGCTCGATTGTTCGGGAAAGTGTCTGACATCTATCCCAGATATGCGGGTAAATACTTTTTTGATCTCAGCGCTAACGCGATCGCTAATTCGGTCGGGCTGAACGCTAGCACGGCGATCGGCTAAAATTTTGTTTAAGTTAGGCGAGAGACTGAAGTGATACTTGGTGCTTTCCACCGTCAGGTAATAGCAGTCTGCTTTCAGCGTCTCCAAAACTGTCTCAACGTTACCAATATTGATACTGGGGTCGGCAATTGCCAATCTTACTTCCGGTAATGTGGCTTCAGCCCTAACTACACCCCCATTTGACTCAAAGAAAATAGCGATCGCTGCCTTGCGGTGCAGTCGTGCCTTTTTGATTTCTGCTGCTGCTTCAGCGTCAAAGCGAAGGGCGTGGGAGTCTTTTTTACCACAGATATCGGTAGTCACAGCCGTTTCCAAACGATTTTCACCCATTTGCTCGAATGCTGCCGA comes from the Merismopedia glauca CCAP 1448/3 genome and includes:
- a CDS encoding ATP-binding protein is translated as MPLKPWYKIEGLIPREDLRENRPLDASEFAVNLDHVRENRASSDYQDPEKFFSRTYLTPWLAEFAGQVTRRLSGIKTEANAVYNLATQFGGGKTHALTLLYHLAKNGEAARSWSGVRKILDRAEIKTLPTAAVAVFVGTEFDSLKGRGGDDGTPLRRTPWGEIAFQLGGESAFQIVAEHDAQFIEPKGDAIRAFLPKDKPCLILMDEILNYVSTYRSKGYHDKLYNFIQALSETARGEDNIVLIASIPASVMEYTAADEADEQRFKKMLDRLGKSVVMSAAAEASEIIRRRLFEWDERAVTPEGKIMLPKEATATCNEYADWVVENRTLLPTWFPIDNAREAFAASYPFHPAVISVFERKWAALPRFQRTRGILRLLALWVSRAYVEGFQGAHKDPLVTLGTAPLDDPMFRSAAFEQMGENRLETAVTTDICGKKDSHALRFDAEAAAEIKKARLHRKAAIAIFFESNGGVVRAEATLPEVRLAIADPSINIGNVETVLETLKADCYYLTVESTKYHFSLSPNLNKILADRRASVQPDRISDRVSAEIKKVFTRISGIDVRHFPEQSSDIPNAPVLVLGVLSSERSINEPSTLPLVEKIIRESGTSDRTYKSAVILVLADANHTLRDEARKVLAWEDIRDQEHNNLNEAQRRQLEENLKKAQRDVQEAVWRTYKHIVLLGKDNTLRQIDLGLVTSSSADGSKSMTGMIINRLKMEDEIQETIAPRFLVRNWSPVFKEWSTKAIRDMFFSSPLFPRLIDPNAIKATIKKGIIEGNFAYVGKTTNNGKYEPFYFQEIRPDTSDLEISDDTFLIQAQDAEQYLKDQEDPPVLTKIVIAPTNLTLKPKQGQTFTAKVLDRQDREMAISDISWTATGGSIDNGGTVTAAETAGNYIVTATVGTISNFVSFTVEDLFGDSDKDDEKLLPLPKQLTWSGEVTPQKWTQFYTKVLSKFSAHKDLKLKLKVEVMVDGDISDQKVEETKVALQELGLDNNVQRH